Proteins from a single region of Melanotaenia boesemani isolate fMelBoe1 chromosome 3, fMelBoe1.pri, whole genome shotgun sequence:
- the mon1bb gene encoding vacuolar fusion protein MON1 homolog B, which translates to MESDSHQDGEAQGRRISDVPSGSKPPADTMAASLSLLGNHMLDPVMMSDCTNVNRDQATNMQSPDVTAEGPSLDPEPPSNPEPKLETNDTQNSEFQSSESTKPADRETEDVASENDQSNSGEFVVTMLAKAKLEEQGIGVKGRSSPLLEAGNQEPPAFISHRDEDVTADSWRQHRKHVFVLSEAGKPIYSRYGSEEALSSTMGVMMALVSFVQSGDNIIRSVYSEEHTVVFLQKGPLVLVCVSSSRQSEQQLRGELLYVYYQIISMLTQASISRIFEHKKNYDLRRLLAGSEKILDGLLNLVDSDPSFLLAAVHCLPLASSLRDSLSQILQKAITPNLVFSILIAKNQLLTIVQEKTVIEDTRLEPADVHLLLNLIGASSAFQAGEIWTPICLPLFNPDCYFYAYISYLDPPECTVCLLLLSTDKEAFYSVAECKRKIEEAMMAQNSLSLIAKAQSYSVSQVGVSDLRHFMYKPFDVPDNYRQLTQFTSPEMEAPYSSEEEKMRLLDLYRYMHSRIHSTSRPLKLIYHVAERETLLAWVTSKFELYTCFSPLVTKTCAITAITKLLRWIKKEEDRLFIRYPPKYSTTPNPSKSSKGGKSDQQDSTDNGFLSLL; encoded by the exons ATGGAGAGTGACAGTCATCAAGATGGAGAGGCACAGGGAAGGAGAATTTCTGATGTCCCATCGGGGAGCAAGCCACCTG ctGACACCATGGCggcttctctctccctcttggGGAATCACATGCTTGATCCAGTGATGATGAGTGATTGTACCAACGTTAACAGAGACCAGGCTACTAATATGCAATCACCAGATGTTACAGCAGAGGGGCCCAGTTTGGATCCAGAGCCTCCTTCTAACCCAGAACCAAAGTTGGAGACTAATGACACACAAAACTCAGAGTTTCAGAGCAGCGAGTCCACAAAGCCAGCTGACAGGGAGACTGAAGATGTTGCCTCCGAAAATGACCAGAGCAACTCTGGGGAGTTTGTTGTTACAATGCTGGCCAAGGCCAAGCTGGAGGAACAAGGTATAGGTGTAAAGGGGAGATCATCTCCTCTGCTAGAGGCAGGTAACCAGGAACCTCCTGCATTCATCTCTCATCGGGATGAGGATGTTACAGCTGACAGCTGGCGGCAGCACAGGAAGCACGTTTTTGTGCTAAGTGAAGCCGGAAAGCCAATTTATTCCCGATATGGCAGTGAAGAGGCTCTTTCATCAACAATGGGAGTCATGATGGCGCTGGTGTCTTTTGTCCAAAGTGGAGATAATATCATCCGCTCGGTGTATTCAG AGGAACACACTGTGGTGTTCTTACAGAAAGGACCCCTGGTGCTGGTGTGTGTCTCCAGCAGTCGTCAGTCTGAGCAGCAGCTGCGTGGAGAGCTCCTCTACGTGTATTATCAGATCATCAGTATGCTCACCCAGGCCAGCATATCCCGCATCTTTGAACACAAGAAAAACTATGACCTGAGAAGACTCCTTGCGGGCTCAGAGAAGATCTTGGACGGGCTTCTCAACTTGGTGGATTCAGACCCAAGCTTTCTACTTGCAGCAGTTCATTGCTTGCCTCTAGCTTCTTCTCTCAGGGACTCTCTCAGCCAGATCCTACAGAAAGCTATCACACCCAATCTGGTTTTCTCCATCCTCATTGCCAAGAATCAGCTGCTAACCATCGTCCAAGAGAAGACAGTCATCGAGGACACAAGGCTGGAGCCAGCTGATGTTCACCTTCTACTAAACCTCATCGGagcctcctctgcctttcaggcTGGCGAGATCTGGACTCCCATCTGCCTCCCGCTATTTAACCCTGACTGTTACTTTTATGCATACATTTCTTACCTGGACCCTCCAGAATGCACTGTTTGTTTGCTGCTGCTCTCGACAGACAAGGAAGCTTTCTACTCTGTAGCTGAGTGCAAGAGGAAGATAGAGGAGGCCATGATGGCTCAGAACTCCCTGAGTCTCATCGCTAAAGCCCAGTCATACAGCGTGAGCCAGGTTGGAGTCTCAGACCTCAGACACTTCATGTACAAGCCCTTTGATGTGCCAGACAACTACCGTCAGCTCACTCAGTTcaccag CCCAGAGATGGAAGCTCCATACAGCAGCGAAGAAGAGAAAATGCGACTCCTGGATCTTTATCGTTATATGCACAGTCGCATCCACAGCACCTCTCGACCCCTCAAGCTCATCTACCATGTTGCTGAGAGGGAAACTCTGCTTGCCTGG GTAACGAGTAAATTTGAGCTGTACACCTGCTTCAGTCCCCTGGTGACAAAGACCTGTGCCATTACAGCCATCACTAAGCTTCTAAGATGGATTAAAAAGGAGGAGGACCGTCTCTTCATCAGATACCCCCCAAAGTATTCAACTACTCCAAACCCCAGCAAAAGCTCTAAAGGTGGCAAATCTGACCAGCAGGACTCCACAGATAAtggcttcttatctcttctatag
- the tcta gene encoding T-cell leukemia translocation-altered gene protein homolog, whose product MEESWDFEFFSRIADSCLSFLSEFVDDWLANDMRVSIFKILLSWLIFSLIAIHFAWKVYGNTVNDMYYRQGSGQNGGTPDSAPHLSNWDSKARDTLKSHRD is encoded by the exons ATGGAGGAGTCGTGGGattttgagtttttttcccGCATCGCTGACAGCTGCCTGTCTTTCCTCTCCGAGTTTGTGGACGACTGGTTGGCCAACGATATGAGAGTGTCGATTTTCAAGATCTTACTCAGCTGGTTAATTTTTAGTCTTATAGCAATTCACTTTGCATGGAAAGTCTACGGGAATACAGTGAACGACATGTATTACCGACAAG GATCTGGACAGAACGGAGGCACACCTGATTCGGCTCCTCACCTGAGTAACTG gGACAGTAAAGCAAGGGATACACTGAAGAGTCATCGGGACTAA
- the glyctk gene encoding glycerate kinase isoform X1: MTCHPFKLIIKPSVNNCSLSGQIFLSMLSWNTHNRLPLESAGFKPFGQVSQVGSRKKSFKGKHVSRLKTIRASMRFLLRPTELSMARILSLLQPQPFLAVVSRQKPALCKMSMASRSREVFAAAVQAVHPDTVVRQSIERKEDSVIIDGHKFTLKHNVHLVGFGKAVLGMAAEVERIMGDHLVKGVISVPHGIQQTLQQHGKGNLLLKENSQIKVMEGAKHNLPDEDAQRAAERIKQLASELTEKDLLLVLISGGGSALLPSPIPPISLQEKLEVTRKLAAAGSTIQELNTVRRALSLLKGGGLAHHAHPAQVVALILSDVIGDPLDLIASGPTVRSEVWPEEILSILERYKMLNSLPASVNDVLSRQSPRWKDNKDESDTSGHVLNVVIGSNSVALQCAGRRARELGFRPVVLSPGVCGNVRSVSRLYGLLARFACSREEPPPEIAAEVLRLGPEVGVESWDLCRTMQVLDEGRTEGWGATCLLAGGEPTVELTGKGRGGRNQELALRVGVELRGLKLPPHGPVFLSGGTDGQDGPTEAAGAITDAGLYDEAKAQGLDIDNFLINNDSYTFFSRLSARQRLLTPGLTCTNVMDVHVLLIPAIPIEIR, encoded by the exons ATGACCTGTCATCCCTTCAAATTAATTATTAAGCCCAGTGTAAACAACTGCAGTCTGTCTggtcagatttttctttcaatGCTGAGCTGGAACACACACAACAGGCTTCCACTGGAATCTGCAGGCTTTAAGCCCTTTGGACAAGTTTCCCAGGTAGGGAGCAGAAAGAAGAGTTTTAAAGGGAAACACGTTAGCCGACTTAAGACAATACGGGCAAGCAT GAGGTTTTTACTCAGGCCCACTGAACTGTCAATGGCCCGTATCCTTTCCCTGCTCCAGCCCCAACCTTTTCTTGCTGTCGTGAGCAGACAAAAACCAGCGTTGTGCAAAATGTCAATGGCCTCACGGTCACGGGAAGTCTTTGCAGCTGCAGTGCAAGCTGTGCACCCAGACACCGTAGTTCGACAGAGTATAGAACGCAAGGAGGACTCAGTCATTATTGATGGTCACAAGTTCACTCTCAAACACAATGTGCACTTGGTGGGTTTTGGGAAAGCTGTTCTAGGAATGGCTGCTGAGGTAGAGAGGATTATGGGCGATCATTTAGTAAAAGGAGTCATAAGTGTGCCACATGGGATTCAGCAGACATTACAGCAGCATGGAAAAGG CAATCTGCtactaaaagaaaacagtcaaaTCAAAGTAATGGAAGGAGCAAAACACAACTTACCTGATGAGGATGCCCAGAGGGCAGCTGAGAGGATCAAGCAGTTAGCCAGTGAACTGACAGAAAAAGACTTGTTACTGGTGCTTATTTCAG GTGGAGGCTCTGCTCTTTTACCTTCACCAATCCCACCCATCTCACTGCAAGAAAAACTAGAGGTTACCCGCAAACTTGCAGCTGCTGGTTCCACAATTCAAGAACTGAACACTGTACGTCGAGCCCTCTCTTTGTTGAAGGGTGGAGGACTTGCACATCATGCTCACCCTGCACAG GTGGTTGCACTAATACTGTCTGATGTGATTGGGGATCCACTTGACTTGATAGCTAGTGGCCCCACAGTGAGGAGTGAGGTGTGGCCTGAGGAAATTTTGTCCATCCTTGAACGTTACAAGATGCTAAATTCCCTGCCAGCTTCAGTAAATGATGTCCTTTCTAGACAAAGTCCTAGATGGAAAGACAATAAGGATGAATCTGATACATCAGGACATGTTCTTAATGTTGTGATTGGCTCTAATAGTGTTGCTCTTCAGTGTGCAGGTCGTCGTGCTCGAGAGTTAGGTTTCCGCCCTGTTGTGCTTTCACCAGGAGTGTGTGGTAATGTGAGGTCTGTCTCCAGACTTTATGGCCTGTTAGCTCGCTTTGCCTGTTCTCGAGAGGAACCTCCTCCTGAGATTGCTGCGGAGGTGCTGAGGCTTGGACCAGAAGTAGGCGTGGAGAGCTGGGACCTGTGCCGCACCATGCAGGTACTAGATGAAGGACGTACAGAAGGATGGGGTGCCACATGTCTGCTGGCGGGAGGAGAGCCTACTGTGGAGCTGACAGGCAAAGGTCGAGGTGGTCGAAATCAAGAGCTGGCTTTGCGAGTAGGTGTGGAACTGAGAGGCCTGAAGCTCCCACCGCATGGTCCTGTGTTCCTGAGTGGTGGCACTGATGGACAGGATGGGCCCACTGAAGCAGCAGGGGCCATCACTGATGCGGGGTTATATGATGAAGCCAAAGCACAAGGGCTGGATATTGATAACTTCCTTATCAATAATGAttcttatacatttttttctcgtCTCTCCGCTAGACAGCGTTTACTTACACCAGGCCTGACCTGCACAAATGTCATGGATGTACATGTGCTACTTATTCCAGCAATTCCCATAGAAATAAGATAA
- the glyctk gene encoding glycerate kinase isoform X2 yields MARILSLLQPQPFLAVVSRQKPALCKMSMASRSREVFAAAVQAVHPDTVVRQSIERKEDSVIIDGHKFTLKHNVHLVGFGKAVLGMAAEVERIMGDHLVKGVISVPHGIQQTLQQHGKGNLLLKENSQIKVMEGAKHNLPDEDAQRAAERIKQLASELTEKDLLLVLISGGGSALLPSPIPPISLQEKLEVTRKLAAAGSTIQELNTVRRALSLLKGGGLAHHAHPAQVVALILSDVIGDPLDLIASGPTVRSEVWPEEILSILERYKMLNSLPASVNDVLSRQSPRWKDNKDESDTSGHVLNVVIGSNSVALQCAGRRARELGFRPVVLSPGVCGNVRSVSRLYGLLARFACSREEPPPEIAAEVLRLGPEVGVESWDLCRTMQVLDEGRTEGWGATCLLAGGEPTVELTGKGRGGRNQELALRVGVELRGLKLPPHGPVFLSGGTDGQDGPTEAAGAITDAGLYDEAKAQGLDIDNFLINNDSYTFFSRLSARQRLLTPGLTCTNVMDVHVLLIPAIPIEIR; encoded by the exons ATGGCCCGTATCCTTTCCCTGCTCCAGCCCCAACCTTTTCTTGCTGTCGTGAGCAGACAAAAACCAGCGTTGTGCAAAATGTCAATGGCCTCACGGTCACGGGAAGTCTTTGCAGCTGCAGTGCAAGCTGTGCACCCAGACACCGTAGTTCGACAGAGTATAGAACGCAAGGAGGACTCAGTCATTATTGATGGTCACAAGTTCACTCTCAAACACAATGTGCACTTGGTGGGTTTTGGGAAAGCTGTTCTAGGAATGGCTGCTGAGGTAGAGAGGATTATGGGCGATCATTTAGTAAAAGGAGTCATAAGTGTGCCACATGGGATTCAGCAGACATTACAGCAGCATGGAAAAGG CAATCTGCtactaaaagaaaacagtcaaaTCAAAGTAATGGAAGGAGCAAAACACAACTTACCTGATGAGGATGCCCAGAGGGCAGCTGAGAGGATCAAGCAGTTAGCCAGTGAACTGACAGAAAAAGACTTGTTACTGGTGCTTATTTCAG GTGGAGGCTCTGCTCTTTTACCTTCACCAATCCCACCCATCTCACTGCAAGAAAAACTAGAGGTTACCCGCAAACTTGCAGCTGCTGGTTCCACAATTCAAGAACTGAACACTGTACGTCGAGCCCTCTCTTTGTTGAAGGGTGGAGGACTTGCACATCATGCTCACCCTGCACAG GTGGTTGCACTAATACTGTCTGATGTGATTGGGGATCCACTTGACTTGATAGCTAGTGGCCCCACAGTGAGGAGTGAGGTGTGGCCTGAGGAAATTTTGTCCATCCTTGAACGTTACAAGATGCTAAATTCCCTGCCAGCTTCAGTAAATGATGTCCTTTCTAGACAAAGTCCTAGATGGAAAGACAATAAGGATGAATCTGATACATCAGGACATGTTCTTAATGTTGTGATTGGCTCTAATAGTGTTGCTCTTCAGTGTGCAGGTCGTCGTGCTCGAGAGTTAGGTTTCCGCCCTGTTGTGCTTTCACCAGGAGTGTGTGGTAATGTGAGGTCTGTCTCCAGACTTTATGGCCTGTTAGCTCGCTTTGCCTGTTCTCGAGAGGAACCTCCTCCTGAGATTGCTGCGGAGGTGCTGAGGCTTGGACCAGAAGTAGGCGTGGAGAGCTGGGACCTGTGCCGCACCATGCAGGTACTAGATGAAGGACGTACAGAAGGATGGGGTGCCACATGTCTGCTGGCGGGAGGAGAGCCTACTGTGGAGCTGACAGGCAAAGGTCGAGGTGGTCGAAATCAAGAGCTGGCTTTGCGAGTAGGTGTGGAACTGAGAGGCCTGAAGCTCCCACCGCATGGTCCTGTGTTCCTGAGTGGTGGCACTGATGGACAGGATGGGCCCACTGAAGCAGCAGGGGCCATCACTGATGCGGGGTTATATGATGAAGCCAAAGCACAAGGGCTGGATATTGATAACTTCCTTATCAATAATGAttcttatacatttttttctcgtCTCTCCGCTAGACAGCGTTTACTTACACCAGGCCTGACCTGCACAAATGTCATGGATGTACATGTGCTACTTATTCCAGCAATTCCCATAGAAATAAGATAA